A region of Vigna radiata var. radiata cultivar VC1973A chromosome 6, Vradiata_ver6, whole genome shotgun sequence DNA encodes the following proteins:
- the LOC111241779 gene encoding glycine-rich cell wall structural protein-like, which produces MGLKMAILILAMFAMLLLASSEVKSTNAKEVTNGVGEAKYPGGGYGGGYPGNGGGYPGHGGDGHGGGYPARDVGCRFGCCRFFNGRCIRCCSYAGEAVVAQTQDETHN; this is translated from the exons ATGGGTTTGAAGATGGCAATACTGATCCTAGCCATGTTCGCTATGCTCCTTTTAGCCTCCTCAGAGGTGAAATCCACCAATGCAAAAGAGG TGACAAATGGAGTTGGTGAAGCCAAATATCCTGGTGGAGGCTATGGCGGCGGCTATCCTGGTAATGGCGGTGGCTATCCTGGTCATGGTGGTGACGGTCATGGTGGTGGCTACCCTGCACGTGATGTGGGCTGTCGTTTCGGCTGTTGCCGGTTTTTCAACGGACGTTGCATAAGGTGCTGCTCTTACGCTGGTGAAGCTGTTGTTGCACAAACTCAGGATGAGACTCATAACTGA
- the LOC106763289 gene encoding elastin-like, whose amino-acid sequence MGSKTKIALLIPGLLAMFISISPKVAMAARNFEEGKFVEERNEAGDGRLVNDVKIPDIGNRGFGGITGTGIPGTVDIIPGILSSISGIFPDIIGFIPGITGGISGIIPGIVGAIPGSNGFLPGSGSSGIPGIGSGGIPGISGGIGGIRGGIPGIGGGIYSGGYPGQRGYRGGFRCPYGCCAWTNGYCTSCCTI is encoded by the exons ATGGGTTCGAAGACAAAGATAGCGTTACTTATCCCAGGTCTGTTGGCCATGTTCATTTCGATTTCCCCAAAGGTGGCAATGGCAGCTAGGAATTTTGAAGAGG GAAAATTTGTTGAAGAGAGAAATGAAGCGGGTGATGGCAGATtagtaaatgatgttaaaataccaGACATAGGTAATAGAGGTTTTGGTGGCATTACAGGCACTGGCATCCCAGGCACTGTTGATATAATCCCAGGCATTCTCAGTAGCATCTCAGGAATATTCCCAGATATTATCGGTTTCATCCCAGGTATTACCGGTGGCATCTCAGGTATCATCCCAGGTATTGTTGGTGCCATCCCAGGTAGTAATGGTTTCCTCCCTGGTAGCGGCAGCAGTGGCATCCCAGGCATCGGCAGCGGTGGCATCCCAGGTATCAGTGGTGGCATCGGAGGCATCAGAGGTGGCATCCCAGGAATCGGTGGTGGCATCTATAGTGGTGGCTATCCAGGTCAAAGAGGATATAGAGGAGGATTTCGTTGCCCTTATGGCTGTTGTGCTTGGACCAATGGATATTGCACAAGTTGCTGCACAATATGA